In Thiofilum sp., the genomic window AGAAGAATATACTGAGATTCCTATCCCTCATCTACCCGCCGCTTTTGATGGTTTTACCATTGTGCAACTAACCGATACGCACCTGCGTCCTTTCACGCAACTTGAGCATATTGAGCGAGCCGTGCAGCGTACCAATGCCTTAAATCCTGATTTGGTAGTTTTGACGGGCGATTATGTCTGGCATGACGAGGACGATATTTTGGATCTAGTCCCAGCGCTTGCTCAGCTCAATGCTAAACATGGCGTGTTTGCTGTATTGGGCAATCATGATATTAAAACCGATGCGGGTTTAATTGTAGAAACATTTGAACGCTATGGTATTCCAGTATTGCGTAATCAAGGTTTAGATATTGATCGTGGTGGTCAAGTACTACATCTAGCGGGGATTGATGATGGTTGGCTGGGGCAACCAGACATTAAAACCACACTTTCAGGCTTGAAGCGTGCGACTACCCCCGTGATTTTATTAGCGCATGAACCGGATATGTTGGATTGGTATGCCCATGATACGCGTATTTCTTTGCAGCTTTCAGGTCATACACACGGTGGTCAAGTGCAAGTTAAGCCCGGCAGTCCCATTATTAAGCCTTATTTAGGGCGAAAATATGTACAAGGCTTATATCGGGTCAATCAGTCGTGGATCTATACCAGTCGTGGGATTGGTTCTACGGGTATACCTGTGCGGCGTAATTGTGCACCAGAAATTACTCATCTAACTTTAGTGCAGGAGCAAGTGCCACGATTAGAAGATAGAGTACTAATTGCTGCCTAAATAAGTTAATATTATACCTAGATAAGTTTCAGCTAGTCAGAAGATTTTCCTTTCGGTGGAGGGAGTCGCTACACTGGTACAATGCGAATTACAGTCATAAGACAATCTTAATCACTATAACCATAAGTATTGTCATAAACCCAGGTATTAAACCTGATATTAATCACAACAATAAAAGAGCTGTAAGTGTGAGTAACTCGAATAACAATATAAAAATAGATACCGACGCGCTTGCCGGACTCAAAGTGTTGGTAGTCGATGATAGTAAAACCATTCTGCGTACTGCGGAGGCTTTGCTATCGGAATATGATTGCTGGGTAGCTACAGCGCCAGATGGTTTTGAAGCTTTACCTAAAATTACTGCCTTCAAACCGGACGTAATCTTTATCGACATTATGATGCCGCGTTTGGACGGGTATCAAACCTGTGCGCTCATTAAGGCGAATCGCGCTTATAAGCATATTCCGGTGATTATGCTATCGAGTAAGGATAGTATTTTTGACCTAGCACGCGGACGTTTGGCGGGTTCTGATAAGTATTTAACGAAACCCTTTACCCGCCAAGATCTGCTCTCAGCTATTCAAACTTATGTCATCGATGAGCGTAACCGTCATAACCAAGATCAAGCTCCCGTAACACAGGAGTCTTAGGATTATGGCCCATATACTCATTATTGATGATTCGCAGGTCGAAGCGCGTATGTTGAAAAGCATGCTGGAACATGCTGGTCACACCGTGAGTCATGCAACAAATGGTTATGAGGGTATTGAAATAGCTAAAGCCGAAACCCCTGATTTAATCCTCATGGATGTGGTGATGCCACTGATTAATGGGTTTCAGGCGACGCGTGAACTGAGTCGTGCTCCCGAAACCCAACATATTCCGATTGTGGTGTGTAGCTCTAAAGATTCGGATACCGATTTTTTATGGGCTAAGCGTCAAGGGGCACGCGGCTATTTGATTAAACCCATCCGTGCCGCCGAACTATTGGCAGTAGTGAAGCGTTTTGTGTTGGAGCACGGTTAATGGCGACACCTTATGAGTTATTGGTGGGATTAGCTTTATTGCGCGAGCGTAAGCGCCAATTAGATCAAGCCGAGAATCATGCTTTAGAAGCGTGGTCGGCATTAATGGTGCGCATTGGGACGCTAGTATGTTTAATTCATCGCAATGATGTTGATGAGATTATTTCATTAGAAAGTAGTACACCCGTGCGCGGGGTCGCTCCTTGGGTAGCAGGGTTGGGGTACTTCCGAGGACAGCTACTCAATTTAATTGATTTAAAAGTTTTTTTTTCCTTAGGGGATGCGGGCTATTCACCCGGAGCACGTATTTTAGTAGTGCGCGGTTCAACGGAATGGTTGGGGTTGCGGGTCGATGAGCTGATTGGTATTCGCCATATTTGGCCGGATACGGTACGTCTGGATAAGCAAACTACTACTAAAGCAGCCTTGGGCATTTATGAAGAGCAGTCTTTGTTAGTTGATAATGAACCTATGCTGGTGCTAGACATTAAAACCTTGGCGATGCATCTCAATGACGGTGGATCAGCTATTAATACGCATTGGCAAACCAAATAAATAAGAAGAAAGCACTATGTCGTCAGTTCACAAACAGCTACTTAAGCCTATTCATAGTGGAACGGTATGGGGACCACTGATTTTATTAGTCGTCTGCTTTATTGGGCTGATGGTGTTGTTGCTGATGGATAAAAGCCAGATGGCTGAGGCTCAAGTCGACGCGCTTACTTGGGCCTTGGGTTTAGTTTCACTGGGCTTAATTGCTTGGCTAAGTTTTTTATTTTATCGCTTTTCCTTTCAGCGTAATTATCAAATGCGTAGCGAAACCGAACAACAAAAAGCGATTCTGCATTTGCTAGATGAAATGAGTACTTTAGCGGAAGGGGATTTAACGATTCGAGCTACGGTGACTGAAAATATGACGGGAGCGATTGCCGATTCAGTCAATTTTGCGGTCGATGCCTTACGTGCTTTAGTCATTAAGATCGATGATACTTCGAGTCGCCTCACCAATTTTGCTCAAGAAGCCGATAACCGTGTTTCGCAATTGTCCAAAGCGAGTTCTAGGCAATCCAAAGAGATTGGGGTAGCCACGGCTGCGATTGCCACTATGGCTCAGGCTATTCAAAAAGTATCGCGCAATGCGGCGGCCTCCACCAAAGTAGCAGGTAAATCATTAGAGATTTCGCAAGCAGGGGCGCATACAGTACGCAATACCATTCAAGATATGGTGACAGTCCGTGAGCAAATTCAAGCGACTTCTAAACGCATTAAGCGTCTGGGCGAAAGCTCACAAGAGGTCGGCGATATTGTGCGTGTTATGAATGATATTGCCGAACAAACTAATATCTTAGCCTTAAATGCTTCGATTCAAACCTTTGGCAATCACAATGCTGGCAAAGGATTTGAGCGCGTAGCTGATGATGTGCAGCAATTAGCTCAACGTGCGGCGGAAGCTACACGTAAAATAGATGTGCTAGTGCGAGCCATTCAAGCGGACACTCAGGAAGTGATTTCTTCAATGGAACAAACCACCGCTAAAGTAGTAGCAAGCTCACGTAATGCAGAATCAGCAGGTGCGGCACTGGACGAGGTAGAGCAAGTATCGATTAGTTTGGCGCGGTTGATTGCTAATATTTCTGAAGCTTCTCATAAGCAAGCGGATATGTCGGTAAAAGTGGCGGATACTATGTCCGCCATTCAGGAAGTCACCCGTCAAACGACACAATTTTCTCAAGAAACTAATAAACTGGTATCCAGTTTGAATGATACTGCTGCGGAAATGCGGCGCTCGATTGCCGACTTTAAGCTGTCGGATGATGATATTTCTAAAAAGAAAGTAAACGGATATCGCTCTCTATAATTACATCAATAATGAGCGGAAACAGCGAGAATAATAACTATGATTTCTAATAAGTCGGGTTTAGCCAGTCGTTTAGGTTGGATCATGGGGGAACTCGAAGCTAAGATCAATAAAAGCCAAATTGATTTTAGCCAGTTTACCAAAGAAAACGATGAAGCTGCGTTAGAGCAGACGTTGCATAATTGGGAAGAGATTTTAGGGGTATTAGATGTATTAGGGGCAGAAGGCGCTTATATGTTGGCGCGTGAGATTACCCTATTATTGGCAGCACTCCAGCAAAATAAAATTGCTCGCAAACCCGAAACTTATCAAATTACAGCCGAAGGGATGGTGCAAATAGTGGAATATTTGCATCATTTACAAGAAGGCTATGCCGATCTACCCGTTATTATCCTACCTGCACTCAATAATTTACGTGCTGCGCGTGAGGTCGATTTATTATCCGAGCACTTAGTATTTCTTCCCGAAGAAGGCGCGGTAACCAATGAGCAAATTGGTACGCGTGAATATACTGAGCTAACCGGTGAGCGCTTATCCGACGCTTGTAAACGTTTACGTGCTTATATGCAAAAAGCGTTACTGAATTGGTTTAGAGGGCAAGAGGTTACTGAGAATCTAGCCACCATTCGTAAAGTATCGAATAAAATGTTAACCCTAAATAAGTCCGAACGGCTACGGGCCTTATGGTGGGTCACCTCTGGTTTAACACAAGCCTTAGAAAACCATAAACTAGAGCATAATGGTGCAGTCAAAATGCTCTTAGGGCGCATGGAGCGTGAAATTCGGCGCTTTGGTGAGTCAGGTGAAGAGTTGTATAACCAGATTGTGCCCGATGAGCTGATTAAAAATTTATTGTATTACGTAGGACTTGCAGAACCCGGTGCGTCTTTACTGGATCGCGTCAAAGATACCTATCAATTAGATATGTACTTACCACGCGGCGAAAGTTTAGAGCAACTACGTCATTACTATACTATGCCCGGTCGCGAGCTATGGCGTGCGGTCGCAGGCTCGATGAACGAAGAGATTAAGCAGTCCATTAAACTGATCGAAAGCCTCGAAAAAGAAGAGACTGAGCAAACACCGATTGTATTAAAACTCATTAGTCGCAGCACCAGCTTAGCTCAAGCCTTTAGTATGTTAGGTCTAGGGCGTGCGGCAGAGTTTACCGAGTTATTTGCTAAATCACTCTCGAATAAAACGAAAAATAAAGTAGTGCTGAAGCGCGATGCTTTAATGCAAATGAGTGCGTTTTATCTACGTCTAGAGCGTATTCTGAAAGAGTATGCGGAGACGGGCTATGACATTACCGAACAAGTCTTTGCCCAAGACGCGAGTTATGATCCTGAAACTACGCGTGGTGTATTGCGTGCCGCATTAGTCGAATTAGGACGTGCAAATACGGAACTGATTGCCTTTAGTAAGGAAGAGGGCGCGTTTTTCCGCCTGCATGATGTGATCAAAAACTTACGCGATATTTCCGGCACACTCACCATGATGGATGCTCAGGAAGTGTTACCGCTGTCGAGTGCGGTGTCTTATTACCTCCAAAATGATTTACGCGATAAACGCCGTATGCCTAGTGCCGATGAAATGGCGACTTTGGCGGATATTCTGACTTTATTAGAGGCGATTTTATCGGCTTTTGGACAAAATGAGGATTACTTGCCTCTAGTGCCAGTAGGGTATGAGAAGGTGCGGCTATTGGATCAGTTTACTGATTTGGATCTAGCCGCTCATTCTCATTTAGCCGCCGCCGAAGTCGAATGGGAAAATAAAAAAAAAGCAAGACGTACCATACCAGCGACGCTTTATCAGAGGATGCGGACCTCGACTTCTTTGTCTGGCCTAAGAGCTTAGGTCCACCTGAGGCGGAACAGGATAATATTATGGCTGACACTAAAGTTGTCGAGGTGGTAGGAACTGAGATTTATGACATCTTTGTTGAAGAGGTCGGTGGCATTATCCAGTCTTTGCAAGAGTTAGTTCCCACTTGGCAGCAAGCTCGGCATGATTTTAAATTATTAACCGATATTCGGCGCAGCTTCCACACCCTCAAGGGCAGTGGGCGCATGGTGGGGGCTTTAGCTTTAGGCGATTTTGCATGGGCGTATGAAAGTATGCTCAATCAGGTCTTGTCGGGCGCTACGGATGCTAATGATGATTTAGTGGCTTTATTAGCTTATGGGGTTAAGCAATTAGCTAATAGACAAGGCTTTTTTCTAGAGGCTTGTAGTGCTGATGAGGAGGTTAAGGCAGATGTAAAACGTATTGAGCGTTTCTTAGCAGGCGAACCTTTAGAACTTCCTAATCAAGCTCCAGCCTCCGAGCCTGCCTTACCAACAGCCCCTAGTAGTACTCCAGCCTCTACTCAACAGCAGACTGATCCAGCACTGACACCAACACATGCGCCGACTGCTATTCCTACTATCACTCATGAGCCTGATTTAATTGTTTTAGATTTTGGTACGCAAGAGTTTATTCGCTCGGTTGCCGCTAATGCTATTGATACCATTACTAATGAGACTTCAGATGCTCCCGCTCAGCCTGAGGAACCAGAATGGTTGAAGTTTGAGCAGGATGGTTTAATTGATTTCACCGCAGTGATTCAAGAATCAGAGGCTAGTCCGAGCACCTCGACTATAGGCGCAGCTAAATCTGAATCAGTCGCTAGCCAAGCTGCTGTCTCAGTGGTTCCCCATATAGCCCCAGTCCTCGCTGCAACACAGCCCGCTCAGATTGAAACTCAAAAAACCAAAGCGGAGATCTTAAAAGCCTTACCGCCTTTGGTAATAGATCGTGAGAATTTAGTGATTCTGAAATTGTTTTGGGAGGAAGTCCCCGATCAATTACAAGAGTTAGATAAGTATTTTAATGCCCTACAGGCTAATCCAGCAGATAAAGAACTAAGGTTAAAGTTAGAGCGCTTATTACATACTATTAAGGGTGGCGCTCGTATGGCACAGTTGAGTGCCATCGGTGACATAGCACACCAAGCAGAAAGTAGCTTAGCGGAGTCCACCCAAACCGTAAGCCCGCAAGTATTACAGACGCTGCAAACACAAATTGATCAAATCAATAGTTTAGCAGAGCACTATGAAGCCCAGACTATTGCCGTTACCGAGGCTAATGTACAAGAGCCTAATAAAACTTCTCAGCAGGTTTCACCGCCAGAGGAGAGTAGTGCTCCTCAACAAACGCTTAAGCCAAACTCAGAGCAGCCTGCCACTCACCCTAGTAGCGCCCCTCAACAAAGTAAGGTTGAAAACGAATTAGCGGCGGTGGTTGAGTTAGTAGATAAACCCTTGTCTCCTAGCTCTAGTATTCCTACTCCGCCTGTCACCGAAAAAGTAGTAGCTCCTGCATCTGAAAAAGTAGCCATTGAATACGATAGTGTATTAGAGCAAGTATTAGCCGAACAAACTGAGCAGCTCATAGGTCTGAGTATTTCACAGGCTCCATTAGCGCCTTTAAATGATAATAGTCTCAAGCCCTTAGAAGATGATCCGCTACAAAGCGCTACTATCCAAGATCAAGTACGCCTACCAACGGTGTTTTTAGATCGGGTCATTGAGCATTCTAGTACCATGAATGTGCAGCAAAGTCGCACTCATGAGCGTATTCATTCCTTAGGGGCGGATGTTGGCGAGCTAGGTCGCACAGTGGCACGGTTACGTCACTTACTGCGCTCTTTAGAGCTAGAAACCGAAGCACGGGTGCATGCAGGTATTGTGCAGCAATCACAGCGTGCAGGTTTTGACCCGTTAGAAATGGACCAATATTCCGAGCTACAGCGCTTATCTAGAGCGCTAGCCGAGAGTATGAATGACTTAATTAATATCGAGGGTGATCTGACCGACCAGCTACGTAAAGCAGAGCAGGGCTTGCTGGAAAGTATTCAAGCCGGACGTAAGATTTACCAAGATTTACTCTCTACCCGTCTCATTGCCATTAATGTGCTAATGCCACGTCTCAAGCGTGTAGTACGTCAAACCGCGCAAGAGCTGGGCAAACAAGTAGATTTAGTGATTCATGGCGACGAATGTGAATTAGATCGGCATTTATTACAGCGTTTAACCGCACCACTAGAGCATTTATTGCGTAATGCTTTAGCGCATGGCATTGAAATGCCAGCCGAGCGTGAAGCTAAAGGTAAGGCTGTGCAAGGCTTAATTACTTTAGAGGTGGTACAAGCGGATGCCGAATTAGTGATTCGCGTCATTGACGATGGTGCAGGTTTAAATCGTGCAGCCCTGAGACAGAGAGCGATTGAAAAAGGCTTTATTAAACCGCATGAAGAAATCAGTGATGAAAAACTAGATCGACTTATCTTACAACCCGGCTTTACTACCGCAACCACTATTAGCCAGATTTCAGGGCGGGGCGTGGGGATGGATGTGGTCTTTTCTGAAATCAAATCGCTGGGTGGTAGTTTACATATCGAATCAGTCCAAGGGTTAGGGGCGACTTTCTCGCTACGTATGCCCTTTACTATGGCTTCTAATCCGGTGTTGTTTGTGAATGTACAAGGTCAGACTTATGGTTTGGCAATGGGCAATATTCAAGGCTTAATTCGCTTGAGTGGTGAAGAGGTCAAACGCAAGCTCAATCAAGCCCATGAACATTTAGTGTTTGATGGTATTAAGTATCCGTTGCGTTATTTAGGGCAAGCATTAAAGCTTAGAGGATTGCGTGATATTCAATCCGATACGATGTTCCCGATTTTGTTTACGCTACTAAATGGTCAAGCGCGTGCTTGGGTCGTGGATGCGATTGTGGGGCGGCGTGATGCAGTCATGCAATCGTTAGGGGTATTATTTAAGAATTGCTCGCTCTATTCCGCCGCTACGATTACTCCTGATGGTCAAGTAGTATTACTACCTGATTTACATGAATTAGTACGTGCTCCATTACCTGCCAGCCAGCCTAATCCCATCACTTCAGGCATAGTGATGAAACGGGCTAATGATCAATCACGCATTATGGTGGTAGATGACTCGATTACCGTGCGTAAAGTGACAGAAAAATTCCTAGTAGCCGAAAGCTTTGCCGTAGAAACCGCTAAAGACGGTATGGAAGCATTGGAAAAACTGCGCGACTTTAATCCAGATCTATTATTACTCGATATTGAAATGCCGCGTATGGATGGTTTTGAACTCCTACGTCATGTACGGCAAACACCGGAATGGAAACATTTACCTGTCATTATGATTAGTTCGCGCACGGCTGAAAAACATCGTGAACATGCAACTGCTTTAGGCGCGAGTGACTTTTTAGGCAAGCCTTACCAAAACCAAGCTTTGCTAGATAAGATCCGCGAATTATTAGAGGGTGGAACCTTAATGAAGGGGCTAACAGCATGAAATTACCCTCCGTCGACAGTTTAAAATGTGCCGTATTGCGCTTGCATGAGGGCAATTTGATTTTCCCGATTAGTTTATTAGCCGAATTAGTGACTAATGGTGAATTAGAGGACAGTACCACTCAAGGTTTAGAAGGGTGGTTAACGTGGCGTAGTCGGCGTGTACCGGTCATAGCCTTAGAGTCACTGTGTAAGACCCAATATGATTCTAGTAGTACCGATAGTAAGTATCTAATCTTGCACACAGTTTCCACTTATATGGGCTTACCGTTTATAGCGATTCGGGTACAAGGTGGGATGCAGATTGTTGATTTAAAAGAAGATAATCTACGTAATGATTACAGCGGTAATTTACAACGCTGCCCTTATGTAGCGCGTCAAGTGCGTATTTCTAAGCTCTTATGCTTTATTCCCGATCTGCCTGCTATTGAGAAAATGCTGGTCGAGGTTTTGCAGATTAAGAGCTAAAGCGCCAATTCAAAGCCTCAGTGCTTTAACTTTTAAGGTGCTGGCTATTCAGCACAACACACGCTTACATGCTGCTCCGTTTCGAGGCAAAAGGCAGTGAGTTTGCCATTCCACACGCAACCTGTATCTAAAGCAACGACCTCTGGACTCACGTAATAGCCTAGCGTTGACCAGTGCCCGAAAATCACCCTTGTGCCTAGCGCTTGGCGTTCCGCATAGTCAAACCAAGGTTTTAAACTAGGATCAGTGACTTGGGAGGGATGATTTTTTTCATGAAAATCAAGACGACCATCACTATGACAATAACGCATACGGGTTAATACATTCATGCTAAAACGCTGGCGGTCGAGATCACTAGCGAACGGATCATTCCACACATCCGGTAAGTCGCCGTAAATTTGGGCTAACCATGCAGTAGGATCACGTTGTTTGAGTTCGCCCTCGACTTCCACCGCGCAACGAATAGCGGTAGGTAAATCCCATTGAGGTGCAATGCCTGCGTGTACTAAGACCGTTTGCTTAGCAGGATCATAATGCAATAAAGGTTGGCGTCTGAGCCATTGCACTAACTCGGCATAATCGGGAGCTGCAACTAGCGACTGTAGGCTTTTATGCGGTTTACGAATACCGTAAAAGCTCGCAATTAAACTAATATCGTGATTGCCTAATACCGTAGTGGCTACTTGTTGTTCGCATAATTGTTTGACTAGGCGTAGAGTTGCGAGTGATTCAGTGCCACGACTGACTAAATCACCTGCAAACCATAGATGGTCTGTTTGTGGATTAAATTGAATAGTAGCGAGTAATTTTAGTAACGCACTATAACAGCCTTGTAAATCACCAATTGCATACGTTGCCATAAAGAAAAATCGAAACTTAAATTAAAAAAAACAGCGCCCTAAAGAGCGCTGCGTATACTAATGAGTTTGACTAATTAAACTTAGTCACTGTTACCTAATGACATGAGTAATTGCACTAGGTAGAAGAACATTAAGGCAATGCTAGAGAATAAGCCTAATGAAGCTGCTACATATTGATCAGTGTGATACTCATGAATAATTTGTGATGTGGTGTATAAAATAGCTGCCGCTGCAAAAACTACCATGATCGCAGCAAAGATCCAGCCAAGGTTAAAGCCAAATAGCATGCTAGCTAAAATCACACCTAAAGCCACAAAACCACCAATAGTGAGAATAGGGCCTAGGAAGGAGAAGTTTTTCTTAGTGGTAAATGCGGTAAAGGTAATACCACCTGCTAACGCTAAGGTCATTAAACCCGCTTGTGGAATCACATTGGGAGCATAGTTATAGGCAATATAGAGCAAAGGCATAAATACAATCGCTTCAGCGACAATAAATAAGCCTAAACCCATATATTGTTTTTCGCGTGACATAGGAGTACGTGCCCAACTATCAGCGATATAAGATACACCCATGAATAAGGCCAATACTACAAACCAAATCCATTTGTTAGCAGCTAAAAGACCAACAAAAGACTGGGCAATGCCAGAGGCAATTAATAAGCTTTCTACACCAGCAAACGCGAGTATCGCTAAGCCTAAATGTAGATAGGTACGTTTAATAAAAGTCGAGCGTTCGGTTTCGCTAGCATTAGCGACAATCGCCCCACTATCCATATCCAAATACGCCATTAGTCAATCTCCTCGATCATCGTCATTCGGCTCGAATCGGCCTTATCATAAAGTAAAGTGCAAAGTTTGGGAAAAAACTACCAATTACATACGGATCATAATCGGATCAATGCCCATAGCTGAAATGGATTGCCGCCAGCGGTTAGCTACCCCTTGATCTTTAGTAGGACCAATACGAATGCGATACCACACTTGACCATTCACATTCGCTTGTTCAATACGGGTATTCATGCCGTATTTACGCGCTTTATTTTGCATCTCTAAGGCAGGGGCTTGTGAGCGATAAGCGCCTAGCTGAAACATATAAGTACCACTACTAGCAACGTCTTCGTTTTGGGCATTAGCCTTAGTGGTTTTCTCGGTTGCTGGTTTAGTCTCGGCTTTAGCAGTTTGATTGGTCTCTTTAGTGGCCGCAGGTTTAGCTTCAGGATCGGGGTTTTCCTCAGTAAGCATGACTGGGGCTAGTGATTCATTCATGCTGATCACTGGCAATACCGCATGATAACTAAATCCGGGGCGAGTATCGGCTCCTGCATTATTAGTAGGTGTAGCGGTATTGGCTAAGGGCGTTTGTGCATTGCTAGGATTGGGAGTAGTTAGGGTATTAGTGGTGTTAGTGCTGGGTGGTACTTTTTCAGTAGGCAAGGCTGCATTACTGGTCTCATTCCCCCCCATGACATTAAATATAATAATGCCCGCTAATAGTCCCACCGCAACGCCACCTAGCATCCAACTAATGCCATATTGAGCGTTTTCGGTACGCGTGGTCTCTTCTTTAAAATCTTTAGTCATATTCATGAGTCCCTAATGAAGGGCGAGGGTTACTGTTAGTTAAGTTTAGCAAAACGCATCGGTATAGCCCAATACACTATAGTCTAATCAACTATGTTGCGTGACTTAAAAGAGCACTGCAAGCTAGAAGATTGAGTTTAGGTTAAATCTAAGGGGTCAACATCAATAGACCAACGTACATTAGCGGGAAATTTCAATTGCTTAGTGGTACGAGTTAAGTAATTGAGTAAAGTATGCAGTGCTTTACGCTGAC contains:
- a CDS encoding Bax inhibitor-1 family protein produces the protein MAYLDMDSGAIVANASETERSTFIKRTYLHLGLAILAFAGVESLLIASGIAQSFVGLLAANKWIWFVVLALFMGVSYIADSWARTPMSREKQYMGLGLFIVAEAIVFMPLLYIAYNYAPNVIPQAGLMTLALAGGITFTAFTTKKNFSFLGPILTIGGFVALGVILASMLFGFNLGWIFAAIMVVFAAAAILYTTSQIIHEYHTDQYVAASLGLFSSIALMFFYLVQLLMSLGNSD
- a CDS encoding response regulator codes for the protein MADTKVVEVVGTEIYDIFVEEVGGIIQSLQELVPTWQQARHDFKLLTDIRRSFHTLKGSGRMVGALALGDFAWAYESMLNQVLSGATDANDDLVALLAYGVKQLANRQGFFLEACSADEEVKADVKRIERFLAGEPLELPNQAPASEPALPTAPSSTPASTQQQTDPALTPTHAPTAIPTITHEPDLIVLDFGTQEFIRSVAANAIDTITNETSDAPAQPEEPEWLKFEQDGLIDFTAVIQESEASPSTSTIGAAKSESVASQAAVSVVPHIAPVLAATQPAQIETQKTKAEILKALPPLVIDRENLVILKLFWEEVPDQLQELDKYFNALQANPADKELRLKLERLLHTIKGGARMAQLSAIGDIAHQAESSLAESTQTVSPQVLQTLQTQIDQINSLAEHYEAQTIAVTEANVQEPNKTSQQVSPPEESSAPQQTLKPNSEQPATHPSSAPQQSKVENELAAVVELVDKPLSPSSSIPTPPVTEKVVAPASEKVAIEYDSVLEQVLAEQTEQLIGLSISQAPLAPLNDNSLKPLEDDPLQSATIQDQVRLPTVFLDRVIEHSSTMNVQQSRTHERIHSLGADVGELGRTVARLRHLLRSLELETEARVHAGIVQQSQRAGFDPLEMDQYSELQRLSRALAESMNDLINIEGDLTDQLRKAEQGLLESIQAGRKIYQDLLSTRLIAINVLMPRLKRVVRQTAQELGKQVDLVIHGDECELDRHLLQRLTAPLEHLLRNALAHGIEMPAEREAKGKAVQGLITLEVVQADAELVIRVIDDGAGLNRAALRQRAIEKGFIKPHEEISDEKLDRLILQPGFTTATTISQISGRGVGMDVVFSEIKSLGGSLHIESVQGLGATFSLRMPFTMASNPVLFVNVQGQTYGLAMGNIQGLIRLSGEEVKRKLNQAHEHLVFDGIKYPLRYLGQALKLRGLRDIQSDTMFPILFTLLNGQARAWVVDAIVGRRDAVMQSLGVLFKNCSLYSAATITPDGQVVLLPDLHELVRAPLPASQPNPITSGIVMKRANDQSRIMVVDDSITVRKVTEKFLVAESFAVETAKDGMEALEKLRDFNPDLLLLDIEMPRMDGFELLRHVRQTPEWKHLPVIMISSRTAEKHREHATALGASDFLGKPYQNQALLDKIRELLEGGTLMKGLTA
- a CDS encoding SPOR domain-containing protein: MTKDFKEETTRTENAQYGISWMLGGVAVGLLAGIIIFNVMGGNETSNAALPTEKVPPSTNTTNTLTTPNPSNAQTPLANTATPTNNAGADTRPGFSYHAVLPVISMNESLAPVMLTEENPDPEAKPAATKETNQTAKAETKPATEKTTKANAQNEDVASSGTYMFQLGAYRSQAPALEMQNKARKYGMNTRIEQANVNGQVWYRIRIGPTKDQGVANRWRQSISAMGIDPIMIRM
- a CDS encoding metallophosphoesterase — translated: MKAQQRWLNRLGALSYFHDDLHAERRNEIRWLVEEYTEIPIPHLPAAFDGFTIVQLTDTHLRPFTQLEHIERAVQRTNALNPDLVVLTGDYVWHDEDDILDLVPALAQLNAKHGVFAVLGNHDIKTDAGLIVETFERYGIPVLRNQGLDIDRGGQVLHLAGIDDGWLGQPDIKTTLSGLKRATTPVILLAHEPDMLDWYAHDTRISLQLSGHTHGGQVQVKPGSPIIKPYLGRKYVQGLYRVNQSWIYTSRGIGSTGIPVRRNCAPEITHLTLVQEQVPRLEDRVLIAA
- a CDS encoding chemotaxis protein CheW, translated to MKLPSVDSLKCAVLRLHEGNLIFPISLLAELVTNGELEDSTTQGLEGWLTWRSRRVPVIALESLCKTQYDSSSTDSKYLILHTVSTYMGLPFIAIRVQGGMQIVDLKEDNLRNDYSGNLQRCPYVARQVRISKLLCFIPDLPAIEKMLVEVLQIKS
- a CDS encoding response regulator — translated: MDTDALAGLKVLVVDDSKTILRTAEALLSEYDCWVATAPDGFEALPKITAFKPDVIFIDIMMPRLDGYQTCALIKANRAYKHIPVIMLSSKDSIFDLARGRLAGSDKYLTKPFTRQDLLSAIQTYVIDERNRHNQDQAPVTQES
- a CDS encoding response regulator, which encodes MAHILIIDDSQVEARMLKSMLEHAGHTVSHATNGYEGIEIAKAETPDLILMDVVMPLINGFQATRELSRAPETQHIPIVVCSSKDSDTDFLWAKRQGARGYLIKPIRAAELLAVVKRFVLEHG
- a CDS encoding methyl-accepting chemotaxis protein — translated: MSSVHKQLLKPIHSGTVWGPLILLVVCFIGLMVLLLMDKSQMAEAQVDALTWALGLVSLGLIAWLSFLFYRFSFQRNYQMRSETEQQKAILHLLDEMSTLAEGDLTIRATVTENMTGAIADSVNFAVDALRALVIKIDDTSSRLTNFAQEADNRVSQLSKASSRQSKEIGVATAAIATMAQAIQKVSRNAAASTKVAGKSLEISQAGAHTVRNTIQDMVTVREQIQATSKRIKRLGESSQEVGDIVRVMNDIAEQTNILALNASIQTFGNHNAGKGFERVADDVQQLAQRAAEATRKIDVLVRAIQADTQEVISSMEQTTAKVVASSRNAESAGAALDEVEQVSISLARLIANISEASHKQADMSVKVADTMSAIQEVTRQTTQFSQETNKLVSSLNDTAAEMRRSIADFKLSDDDISKKKVNGYRSL
- a CDS encoding chemotaxis protein CheW, encoding MATPYELLVGLALLRERKRQLDQAENHALEAWSALMVRIGTLVCLIHRNDVDEIISLESSTPVRGVAPWVAGLGYFRGQLLNLIDLKVFFSLGDAGYSPGARILVVRGSTEWLGLRVDELIGIRHIWPDTVRLDKQTTTKAALGIYEEQSLLVDNEPMLVLDIKTLAMHLNDGGSAINTHWQTK
- a CDS encoding symmetrical bis(5'-nucleosyl)-tetraphosphatase, which encodes MATYAIGDLQGCYSALLKLLATIQFNPQTDHLWFAGDLVSRGTESLATLRLVKQLCEQQVATTVLGNHDISLIASFYGIRKPHKSLQSLVAAPDYAELVQWLRRQPLLHYDPAKQTVLVHAGIAPQWDLPTAIRCAVEVEGELKQRDPTAWLAQIYGDLPDVWNDPFASDLDRQRFSMNVLTRMRYCHSDGRLDFHEKNHPSQVTDPSLKPWFDYAERQALGTRVIFGHWSTLGYYVSPEVVALDTGCVWNGKLTAFCLETEQHVSVCCAE